The Aerosakkonema funiforme FACHB-1375 genome contains a region encoding:
- a CDS encoding WGxxGxxG family protein, with translation MKPSNLTKVVGASVIALSLTILPSTLPATAQTDTNVDRSGPVIDRTPFQETRDDNNNWGWLGLLGLIGLANLFRKEPERTVSRDRDDVMAGDPGSRL, from the coding sequence ATGAAACCTTCTAATTTAACCAAGGTTGTGGGAGCCAGCGTCATCGCTCTAAGTTTAACTATTTTGCCTTCAACACTACCTGCTACTGCTCAAACTGACACCAACGTTGATAGATCTGGCCCTGTTATAGACAGGACTCCTTTCCAGGAAACAAGAGACGATAATAATAATTGGGGTTGGTTGGGATTGCTGGGTCTGATCGGTTTAGCTAACCTGTTCCGTAAGGAACCAGAACGGACTGTTTCGCGCGATCGCGATGATGTTATGGCTGGTGACCCAGGTTCCAGACTGTAA
- a CDS encoding SAM-dependent methyltransferase, translated as MNSGSLTIVGTGIRLISQITPEARTYIEQAEKLLFVVADLPTIAWLKKINSTSESLSVFYQPGKNRLTTYLEMVERILTCVRDGLKVCVVFYGHPGVFVYPSHEAIKRARLEGFCARMLPAISAEDCLFADLGIDPGTSGCQSFEATDFLVYKRKFDTSSSLILWQFGIVGELSFNPEIRVSRCLPILIEYLQQYYSSDHEVIIYEAAQYHICEPVIQRISLAKVPEVLDAPMSTLYIPPKAPASPDLEMLDRLGIPRSIQE; from the coding sequence ATGAATTCTGGTTCATTAACTATAGTCGGAACTGGTATTCGGCTGATTAGCCAAATAACACCAGAAGCGCGTACTTATATTGAACAAGCCGAAAAGCTTTTGTTCGTTGTTGCTGACCTACCAACAATTGCTTGGCTTAAAAAAATTAATTCAACATCTGAGTCCCTTTCCGTCTTTTATCAACCGGGCAAAAACCGTCTAACTACTTATCTAGAGATGGTAGAGCGAATTCTTACTTGTGTTCGGGATGGCTTAAAAGTATGCGTTGTATTTTACGGTCATCCAGGAGTTTTTGTTTACCCATCCCATGAAGCAATTAAACGTGCGCGTCTGGAAGGATTTTGTGCCAGGATGTTGCCTGCTATTTCTGCCGAAGATTGCTTATTCGCTGACCTGGGGATCGATCCTGGCACCAGTGGATGTCAAAGTTTTGAAGCCACTGATTTCCTAGTTTACAAGCGCAAGTTCGACACATCTAGCTCATTGATTCTGTGGCAATTTGGCATTGTCGGCGAGTTGTCTTTTAATCCGGAAATTCGTGTCTCTAGGTGTCTCCCTATTCTGATTGAATATTTGCAGCAATACTACTCCTCCGATCACGAAGTAATAATTTATGAGGCTGCACAATATCATATCTGCGAACCAGTTATTCAACGTATTTCTTTAGCAAAAGTTCCTGAAGTTTTGGATGCCCCAATGTCAACACTTTACATACCACCCAAAGCACCAGCATCTCCCGACTTAGAAATGCTCGATCGCTTGGGAATTCCTCGCTCAATACAGGAGTAA
- a CDS encoding tetratricopeptide repeat protein gives MPNRKQLKLQVSLPPLLFSSVLCVGITYPAIAADNNNNNSNKKPNPNQFPPNPLEIRVRDPLIPRSGRDKRPLTQAELATLATALDRLNAEAAAKLQANDEKGALETWYRELRLRRYLGLLPEVQALSRVGGIAWERNLSEDVQYITKRLQTIQQTQLKPPVELDLLRSLAAAFEQVRAPDWSVKVYEQILAAMRQQGNKVQEEALLLKIGELSLSWFDYAKAISAYQELVNFAQQAGDRTKQVNYLKVLAYLYGKDNQIEKSIKIKQELIEFYRNQQDFVQIPAIQLEIGSAYEAVGRLEQATQNYQEAYAFAWSIQQYAAAGDALRKLVALQRSQKQINAALETYQVLVQADYLAYNFYGMMNTYDEVGQLYLEYKNFAQALSAFQKGLELAQQLKHRESYFARQIQRVTEQANR, from the coding sequence ATGCCCAATCGCAAACAGCTAAAACTCCAAGTTTCTCTTCCCCCGCTTTTGTTTTCTTCGGTGTTGTGCGTGGGCATCACTTACCCAGCCATAGCCGCCGATAACAATAATAACAATAGTAATAAAAAGCCCAACCCAAATCAATTTCCTCCCAATCCGTTGGAAATCAGAGTTCGCGATCCGTTGATACCTCGTTCTGGCAGAGATAAACGACCTCTGACTCAGGCAGAACTGGCAACTTTAGCAACTGCATTGGATCGATTAAATGCCGAAGCTGCTGCCAAATTACAAGCTAACGACGAAAAGGGCGCGTTGGAAACATGGTATCGCGAATTGCGATTGCGGCGATATTTGGGATTGTTGCCGGAAGTGCAAGCGCTGAGTCGCGTTGGCGGAATTGCTTGGGAGAGAAATCTCAGCGAAGATGTGCAGTATATCACAAAAAGGCTGCAAACGATTCAGCAAACACAATTGAAGCCGCCAGTGGAGTTGGATTTGTTGCGATCGCTCGCTGCTGCATTCGAGCAAGTCAGAGCGCCTGACTGGTCTGTCAAGGTTTACGAACAAATTTTAGCAGCAATGCGGCAGCAAGGCAATAAAGTTCAAGAAGAAGCGCTGCTATTGAAAATTGGCGAATTGAGTTTAAGTTGGTTTGATTACGCGAAGGCGATAAGCGCTTATCAAGAATTAGTAAATTTCGCACAACAGGCAGGCGATCGCACCAAGCAAGTTAATTATCTCAAAGTACTGGCATATCTTTACGGCAAAGATAACCAAATTGAAAAATCCATTAAGATAAAGCAGGAATTAATTGAATTTTACCGCAACCAACAAGATTTCGTCCAAATTCCGGCTATTCAATTGGAAATAGGGTCAGCTTACGAAGCAGTCGGTCGCCTGGAACAAGCCACACAAAATTATCAAGAAGCATACGCCTTTGCTTGGTCAATTCAACAGTATGCTGCCGCAGGCGATGCGCTGCGGAAGTTAGTCGCACTGCAACGCTCTCAGAAGCAAATAAACGCTGCTTTGGAAACTTATCAAGTCCTTGTGCAGGCTGATTATTTAGCTTACAACTTTTACGGTATGATGAATACTTACGATGAAGTTGGGCAACTTTATTTAGAGTATAAAAATTTTGCACAAGCGCTCTCAGCTTTTCAAAAAGGTTTGGAACTAGCCCAGCAGTTGAAACACCGTGAAAGCTATTTCGCCAGACAGATTCAGCGAGTGACAGAACAAGCTAATCGTTAG
- a CDS encoding peptidoglycan recognition protein family protein has protein sequence MPFTASVISAANWGAVPPKELPEETIPKLIIIHHTDSPNPPNAISKGTLEGGKQLARNIQRAHMETNGWNDSGHNFLNTIGGFVLEGRQGTLAAISKGHCVRSAHAGNKAANESPGIENEGNFMTHRMGTAQWNSLVELCAALCSAYNIDPDNIKGHRDFKATDCPGDWLYSQLPRLRRVVRQTLAPPSIPLKKGSKGSKVKDLQKYLKAWGFNPGSIDGVFGTNTQTSVIGFQKSKGLTADGVVEAKTWKALITSPPPQPLPSEIISLVDVCKYYQGLPAQDRALEWLQGQIPKPIMDEFAKRWRDRTSPQPTQPLTMINVCKYYDGLSYQDEALEWLEGQISQAVLEQFAQKWRS, from the coding sequence ATGCCTTTCACTGCAAGTGTTATTTCCGCTGCTAACTGGGGAGCCGTACCCCCGAAAGAGTTGCCGGAAGAAACAATACCTAAACTCATAATAATTCACCATACGGATAGCCCGAATCCTCCTAATGCTATATCTAAAGGAACATTGGAAGGAGGCAAACAGCTAGCCAGAAATATCCAACGCGCTCACATGGAGACTAACGGCTGGAACGATTCCGGACACAACTTTTTGAATACGATCGGCGGATTTGTACTAGAGGGAAGACAGGGTACTTTAGCAGCAATTTCCAAAGGACATTGCGTTCGTTCTGCTCACGCTGGAAATAAGGCGGCAAACGAGTCACCAGGAATTGAAAATGAAGGTAACTTCATGACTCACCGGATGGGAACAGCCCAATGGAATAGTCTGGTAGAATTATGTGCTGCTCTTTGCTCTGCTTACAATATCGATCCGGACAATATTAAAGGACATCGAGACTTTAAAGCGACTGACTGCCCTGGCGACTGGCTATACAGCCAATTGCCCCGTTTGCGAAGAGTTGTTCGACAAACTTTAGCTCCCCCCAGCATACCTTTAAAGAAAGGCTCGAAGGGTTCAAAAGTCAAAGATTTGCAGAAATATCTCAAAGCTTGGGGCTTTAATCCTGGCTCTATTGACGGCGTTTTTGGTACTAACACGCAAACTTCTGTAATCGGGTTTCAAAAATCTAAAGGTTTGACTGCGGATGGAGTTGTGGAGGCAAAAACTTGGAAGGCATTAATTACTTCACCGCCACCACAACCGCTACCATCGGAAATTATCAGTCTGGTCGATGTTTGCAAGTATTATCAAGGTTTGCCAGCGCAAGATCGTGCTTTGGAATGGCTGCAAGGGCAAATTCCCAAACCAATCATGGATGAGTTTGCAAAAAGATGGCGCGATCGAACTTCGCCGCAACCAACACAACCTTTAACTATGATTAATGTTTGCAAGTATTATGATGGGTTGTCCTATCAAGACGAGGCTTTGGAGTGGCTGGAAGGGCAAATTTCTCAAGCGGTTTTGGAACAGTTTGCCCAAAAATGGCGGAGTTAG
- a CDS encoding AAA family ATPase: MTKLIFLIGLPGSGKSSLAQKLVAEYPQRLLISTDTIRAKLFGDEAIQGPWFLVWDELTRQFQQAVEQIQLGQAKEAIYDATNAVCPQRREAIALARAIGFTHITALWLDIPVWLCLARNRRRQRRVPEDVIFRMYGRLREAPPTFEDGLDLILRYYPGVASTEIAIARESNNRTEPNLHI, from the coding sequence ATGACGAAACTAATTTTTCTCATAGGGCTTCCTGGTAGCGGCAAATCCTCTCTAGCACAAAAGCTAGTCGCAGAATACCCACAGCGTCTGTTAATTTCCACAGACACCATTAGGGCTAAACTGTTTGGAGATGAAGCGATCCAGGGGCCCTGGTTTTTAGTTTGGGACGAACTAACTCGCCAATTTCAGCAAGCTGTAGAGCAAATACAGTTGGGGCAAGCCAAAGAAGCTATTTACGATGCAACCAACGCCGTTTGCCCACAGCGACGAGAAGCGATCGCCCTCGCCCGCGCCATCGGCTTCACTCACATCACCGCATTGTGGCTAGATATACCAGTGTGGCTTTGTCTGGCACGGAATCGCCGCCGTCAGCGGAGAGTACCGGAAGATGTCATATTCCGGATGTACGGGCGACTGCGCGAAGCGCCGCCAACCTTTGAGGATGGGCTAGACCTGATTTTGCGCTACTACCCAGGCGTAGCCAGTACGGAAATTGCGATCGCACGAGAGAGCAATAACCGAACCGAACCGAACTTGCACATTTGA
- a CDS encoding DnaJ C-terminal domain-containing protein yields the protein MPATDFKDYYAVLGVNKTASADEIKKVYRRLARKYHPDMNPGNKDAESRFKEVSEAYEVLSDPDKRKKYDQFGQYWKQAGQGWPSGGASPNVDFGNFDFSQYGSFDEFINELLGRFGTTGTGAGPGRSGGRTYNYRTNAGGPSGYSNFGGYEGFEDRAGQAGSDREATLNLSLSEAFHGVQKRLDLGAEVVDVRIPPGAKTGSRIRLRGKGTVNPYNQQRGDLYLTVELLPHTFFHFEGENLVCEVPITPDEAVLGAQVEVPTPDGAVTVNVPAGIRSGQSLRLRGKGWPNPKAGRGDQMVKITIVPPKDLSAIEREYYEKIRTSRSFNPRSQLKQIRL from the coding sequence ATGCCCGCGACCGACTTCAAAGACTATTACGCCGTTTTGGGGGTGAATAAGACCGCTAGCGCTGACGAAATCAAAAAAGTCTACCGCCGACTCGCACGCAAGTATCACCCCGACATGAACCCTGGCAACAAAGACGCTGAATCTCGCTTCAAAGAAGTCAGCGAAGCCTACGAAGTGTTGTCAGACCCAGACAAACGTAAAAAATACGACCAATTCGGCCAGTATTGGAAACAGGCCGGTCAAGGATGGCCATCCGGCGGTGCCAGCCCTAACGTTGATTTCGGTAACTTCGACTTCAGTCAGTATGGCAGTTTTGATGAATTCATCAACGAATTGCTGGGTCGATTCGGCACCACAGGTACTGGTGCTGGGCCGGGGCGTTCTGGCGGGCGGACTTACAACTACCGTACCAATGCGGGAGGCCCAAGCGGATATAGCAATTTTGGTGGCTATGAGGGTTTTGAAGATCGGGCAGGTCAAGCAGGATCGGATAGAGAGGCAACCCTCAACCTCAGCTTATCCGAAGCATTTCACGGCGTCCAGAAGCGCCTGGACTTAGGTGCAGAAGTCGTTGACGTGCGAATTCCCCCAGGTGCCAAAACTGGTAGTCGCATTCGTCTCAGAGGCAAAGGCACAGTCAATCCCTACAACCAGCAGCGCGGGGATTTGTACTTAACAGTGGAATTGCTGCCCCATACCTTCTTCCATTTTGAGGGAGAAAACTTGGTCTGCGAGGTGCCAATTACTCCAGATGAAGCTGTTTTGGGAGCTCAAGTAGAAGTGCCCACACCCGATGGTGCCGTTACAGTCAACGTTCCCGCCGGCATTCGTTCCGGTCAATCCCTACGCCTGCGGGGCAAAGGATGGCCAAACCCCAAAGCCGGACGCGGCGACCAAATGGTGAAAATTACGATCGTACCGCCGAAAGACCTCAGTGCCATCGAACGGGAATATTACGAAAAAATCCGCACCTCCCGCAGTTTCAATCCTCGCAGTCAATTAAAGCAAATACGTCTGTAA
- a CDS encoding glucose-1-phosphate adenylyltransferase: MKRVLSIILGGGAGTRLYPLTKLRAKPAVPLAGKYRLIDIPVSNCINSEIFKIYVLTQFNSASLNRHLARGYNFTGFTDGFVEVLAAQQTPENPNWFQGTADAVRQYMWLFEEWDVDEYLILSGDHLYRMDYRLFWQRHRDTNADITISVVPMDEKRASDFGLMKIDQNGRVVDFSEKPKGDALTKMQVDTTVLGLTPEKAQAMPYIASMGIYVFKKDVLIQLLKESPERTDFGKEIIPASAKDLNVQAYLFGGYWEDIGTIESFYEANLALTRQPHPPFSFYDESAPIYTRARYLPPTKLLDCQVTESMISEGCILKECRIDHSVLGVRSRVESGCIVEDTLVMGSDFYQPFMERNSICHNGKVPLGIGANTIVRRAIIDKNACIGCNVVITNKDRVEEAARESEGFYIRNGIVVVLKNATIPDGTII; encoded by the coding sequence GTGAAAAGAGTACTATCTATCATCCTGGGCGGTGGCGCAGGAACCCGCCTTTACCCGCTAACCAAGCTGCGGGCTAAACCCGCAGTACCCCTGGCCGGGAAGTATCGCCTGATCGATATTCCCGTCAGTAACTGCATTAACTCAGAGATCTTCAAAATATACGTCCTAACGCAATTCAATTCGGCTTCCCTCAATCGTCACCTTGCGCGTGGCTACAACTTTACAGGCTTCACCGACGGGTTCGTTGAGGTACTCGCCGCCCAGCAAACGCCCGAAAACCCCAACTGGTTTCAGGGTACTGCCGATGCGGTGCGCCAGTATATGTGGTTGTTCGAGGAATGGGATGTAGATGAATATCTGATTCTTTCGGGAGACCACCTCTACCGGATGGACTATCGCTTGTTCTGGCAACGCCACCGGGACACCAATGCGGATATCACCATCTCCGTCGTACCGATGGATGAGAAACGGGCCTCCGATTTTGGCTTGATGAAAATCGACCAAAACGGGCGAGTGGTTGACTTCAGCGAAAAACCCAAAGGCGATGCTTTGACAAAGATGCAAGTGGATACCACCGTTCTGGGCCTAACGCCAGAAAAAGCTCAGGCAATGCCTTACATCGCCTCAATGGGGATTTACGTCTTTAAAAAGGATGTGCTGATTCAGCTGCTGAAAGAATCCCCAGAACGCACCGACTTCGGTAAAGAGATTATCCCGGCGTCGGCTAAAGATCTCAACGTTCAAGCTTACCTATTTGGTGGCTACTGGGAAGATATTGGGACGATCGAATCGTTCTACGAAGCAAACTTGGCGCTGACGCGACAGCCTCACCCGCCTTTCAGCTTCTACGACGAAAGTGCCCCCATTTATACTCGCGCCCGTTACTTGCCACCCACAAAACTGTTGGATTGTCAAGTCACAGAATCGATGATCAGCGAAGGCTGTATCCTCAAAGAATGCCGCATCGATCACTCGGTTTTGGGTGTGCGATCGCGCGTTGAATCCGGCTGCATCGTGGAAGACACCCTGGTGATGGGGTCGGACTTCTACCAGCCCTTTATGGAACGGAACTCGATTTGCCATAACGGTAAAGTACCCTTGGGCATCGGTGCGAACACAATAGTTCGCCGTGCCATCATCGACAAAAACGCTTGCATTGGTTGCAACGTTGTCATTACCAACAAAGACAGAGTGGAAGAAGCCGCACGGGAAAGTGAGGGTTTCTACATCCGCAACGGCATTGTTGTAGTTCTCAAAAATGCCACAATTCCCGATGGAACAATCATTTAG
- a CDS encoding chromophore lyase CpcT/CpeT: protein MTHSTDIATLARLMAADFSNQAQAFENPPFYAHIRVCMRPLPLELLGGVSLFVEQAYDYTLNNPYRVRVLKLVNTDSGIQIENYTVKEEQKFYGASRDLNRLYNLKTEQLEKLPGCNMIVERTGSTFKGRVEPGKACMVFRNGKNTYLDSEFEIDEEKFISLDRGRDPETDEHIWGSVAGPFYFVRWASFADEIKV, encoded by the coding sequence ATGACTCATTCAACCGATATCGCGACTTTAGCCCGCTTAATGGCAGCAGACTTCAGCAATCAAGCCCAAGCCTTTGAAAATCCGCCATTTTATGCCCACATTCGCGTTTGTATGCGTCCCTTGCCCCTAGAACTCCTGGGCGGAGTGAGTTTGTTTGTCGAACAAGCTTACGATTACACGCTTAACAATCCCTACCGGGTGCGCGTTCTCAAACTCGTGAATACAGATTCCGGTATCCAAATCGAAAACTACACCGTAAAGGAAGAACAAAAATTTTACGGTGCTTCCCGCGACCTCAATCGACTTTACAACCTCAAAACAGAACAATTAGAGAAATTACCAGGCTGCAACATGATTGTAGAGCGGACTGGCAGCACTTTTAAAGGTAGGGTGGAACCCGGAAAAGCTTGCATGGTATTTCGCAACGGCAAAAACACCTACCTAGATAGCGAATTCGAGATCGATGAAGAAAAGTTTATCAGCCTCGACAGGGGACGCGACCCAGAAACCGACGAACACATCTGGGGTTCCGTCGCCGGCCCCTTCTACTTCGTGCGCTGGGCCAGCTTTGCCGACGAGATAAAAGTTTAG
- a CDS encoding NAD(P)/FAD-dependent oxidoreductase: MTGNSKISETNVVIIGSGPSGAAAAILLAKMGWRVVIVERETFPRDRPGETLHPGIEPLLEQLGVAAQILSADFLRHEGNWVKWSSESTFVPFGADERGKWRGFQAWRSHFDAILQNQAIELGVEIRQPCRALHPVVRENRIVGVETSDGFLPSSFIIDAAGSGHWLAKQLTLPIQTYSPRLIAYYGYASGDCPIRDDAPAIVADKSGWTWTARVRPQLYQWTRLFFANETIEKNWLPEEFQGLIPKGKIGAADVTWRVVPACAGLGYFIVGDAAAVLDPASSHGVLKAIMSGMMAAHLIIQMVNKGAIELQAIQAYRQWLNNWFGQDLAKLRELYGTLPHPPDWI; encoded by the coding sequence GTGACTGGGAACTCAAAAATATCTGAGACGAATGTCGTAATTATTGGTAGTGGCCCGTCCGGTGCGGCGGCGGCGATCTTGTTAGCTAAAATGGGTTGGCGCGTCGTTATCGTCGAACGCGAAACTTTTCCCCGCGATCGTCCCGGCGAAACCCTCCATCCAGGGATAGAACCGCTTCTGGAACAGTTAGGCGTAGCAGCACAAATTCTCTCTGCCGATTTCCTCAGACACGAAGGAAATTGGGTTAAATGGTCAAGCGAATCGACATTTGTGCCTTTCGGTGCAGATGAAAGGGGAAAGTGGCGCGGTTTTCAAGCATGGCGATCGCATTTTGATGCTATTTTGCAAAATCAAGCTATTGAGTTAGGCGTCGAAATTCGGCAACCTTGTCGCGCTTTGCATCCTGTGGTCAGGGAAAATCGGATTGTCGGAGTTGAGACATCAGATGGTTTTTTGCCATCATCTTTTATTATCGACGCTGCCGGTAGCGGACACTGGCTAGCTAAACAGTTAACATTGCCAATTCAAACTTATTCTCCCCGTCTGATTGCTTATTATGGATATGCGTCGGGAGATTGTCCGATTCGGGATGATGCACCGGCAATAGTTGCAGACAAAAGCGGGTGGACTTGGACAGCGCGGGTGCGTCCCCAACTTTATCAATGGACTCGACTATTTTTTGCTAACGAAACAATTGAAAAAAATTGGCTTCCTGAAGAATTCCAAGGACTCATACCCAAAGGTAAAATCGGTGCGGCAGATGTAACCTGGCGCGTTGTGCCTGCTTGCGCCGGTCTCGGTTATTTTATAGTTGGAGATGCCGCTGCTGTACTCGATCCGGCTTCTTCTCACGGCGTTCTCAAAGCAATTATGTCCGGGATGATGGCCGCTCATTTAATTATACAGATGGTCAATAAGGGTGCGATCGAGCTACAAGCAATTCAAGCCTACCGTCAGTGGCTTAATAATTGGTTTGGACAAGATCTGGCTAAATTAAGGGAACTCTACGGTACTTTGCCTCACCCACCTGACTGGATTTAA
- a CDS encoding esterase-like activity of phytase family protein has protein sequence MNKSLQRLLLVLAAGLLSLLSACSLPQVSAQQRTFLNLSLEFLGQYQLPKQKFQGTPVGGLSALAYDRRIDRFYALSDDQSVFAPARFYTLKLSLGNTGIQNVQVEKVTFLKGQDGQPFPKYTIDPEGIALSPQRTVFISSEGVARNSVPPSVGEFDLQTGRLRQKFAIPQRYIPDANGDKQQRGVPENLGFEALTLNPTGSTPASGEPIRLFTATESALVQDRDPVQLDDRGNPKLQPIKCRLLHYLVSDRAPIPISEHLYQLSPPPPGAQFHGLVELLAIDQGGHFLSVERSFGIFGNDIRIFQIATGAATDTSRIVTLKGELRAIDPIKKKLLLDLKELGISLDNIEGITFGPRFPDGSQSLILVSDDNFNEKQVTQFLLFRLKGGR, from the coding sequence GTGAACAAAAGCTTACAAAGACTATTATTAGTTTTAGCAGCAGGGCTACTGAGTTTGCTCTCTGCTTGTAGTTTGCCGCAAGTCAGCGCCCAACAGCGCACTTTTCTCAACTTATCCCTAGAATTTTTGGGACAGTACCAGCTACCCAAGCAAAAGTTTCAAGGTACGCCAGTTGGCGGATTGTCGGCGCTAGCATACGATCGCCGGATCGATCGCTTTTACGCCCTTTCCGACGACCAAAGCGTATTCGCTCCAGCTCGTTTTTACACCCTTAAGCTCTCTCTTGGCAACACTGGTATCCAAAACGTACAAGTAGAAAAGGTCACTTTCCTCAAAGGACAAGACGGACAACCTTTTCCCAAATACACTATAGATCCAGAAGGAATCGCCCTTTCTCCCCAACGAACCGTATTTATTTCCAGCGAAGGTGTCGCCAGAAACAGCGTCCCCCCTTCCGTCGGTGAATTCGATTTGCAAACAGGACGTTTGCGCCAAAAATTCGCCATCCCGCAGCGCTACATCCCCGATGCTAACGGAGACAAGCAACAGCGAGGCGTTCCAGAGAACTTGGGATTTGAAGCTCTCACACTCAATCCTACCGGATCTACACCAGCTAGCGGCGAACCAATTCGCTTATTTACAGCTACAGAATCGGCGCTCGTACAAGACCGCGATCCAGTACAATTAGACGATCGCGGCAATCCCAAACTGCAACCTATTAAATGCCGTCTGCTACACTACTTAGTGAGCGATCGCGCCCCCATTCCCATTTCCGAACATCTTTATCAGCTATCGCCACCTCCACCAGGCGCTCAATTTCATGGTTTAGTGGAATTGCTGGCAATAGACCAAGGCGGACATTTTCTTAGTGTAGAGCGTTCTTTCGGTATTTTTGGTAACGATATTCGCATTTTTCAAATCGCGACTGGCGCAGCCACCGATACTTCCCGTATTGTGACATTAAAAGGGGAACTGCGGGCGATCGATCCGATTAAGAAAAAGTTACTTTTGGATTTGAAAGAACTTGGGATTAGTTTGGATAATATCGAGGGAATCACATTTGGCCCTCGTTTCCCCGACGGCAGTCAAAGTTTGATTTTAGTAAGCGATGATAATTTTAACGAGAAGCAAGTAACGCAGTTTCTCTTGTTTCGTCTTAAAGGCGGACGTTGA